A window of Streptomyces armeniacus contains these coding sequences:
- a CDS encoding type I polyketide synthase yields the protein MAASGLSAAGHPLLGAATALPDGGHMFVGRLSRQAQPWLADHSVLESVILPGSAFVELALHAGARTGSGHVAELTVEAPLVLPNEGAVQLHVTVAAPQEDSDDRLVTIHSRPADAEDDEPWTRHASGTLAAEPVDTAADLGDTQPPAEAEAIHTDALYQRLEDLGLVYGPLFQGLRRAWRHGDNLYAEVELPEQDGTAPTGYGLHPALLDATLHALALGTGGRGSESGEDEATRLPFFWGGVSLYASGATTLRARLSPTGTDAVRLALADAAGAPVASVDSLMLRPVTPEQLGSGANSHRNALFQLAWEPYALPQTGVSDTSGWMVLGEDGHGFAHRTDINSVTDAPEVLLLPCLNEPDDAPHEAAHAATEHVLRTVQDYLTHDELADTRLVILTQGAVATKPEEDVRDLAAAAVWGLIRTAQNENPDRLLLIDTDSTDASWDALRSAVGTGENQLALRDGTAHTPRLVRPAHESGETPALNPDGTVLITGATGTLGTHLTRHLVETYGARHLLLTSRSGPNAPGATELHAELKALGAHVTITACDTADRDALASLLDTVPDAHPLTAVFHTAGVLDDTTLTNLTPERLHPVLRPKIDAAWHLHTLTQDKNLTAFVLYSSIAGTLGNPGQANYAAANTFLDALAHHRHTQHQPATSLAWGLWTDSAMAEGITRTGITPLTTPQGLALLDTALATDHPTLTLAQLDTTTLRAQAAAGPLPSPLRGLIRGTVREAAATTAPLAQRLAGRSEAEQYEIALDVVRTQISAALKLAATDPIHVERGLLDMGFDSLTALELRNRLNTLTGLRLPPTLVFDHPTPAALARLIRNESAPQDGGHTTPGTNGTSPESDSEAEIRRIVASIPPYRLREAGLIELLTRLAAEGDPAAAPATAVPGQPAAAEAEDRASALQTADVDALVQMALANDES from the coding sequence GTGGCCGCGTCCGGACTGTCCGCCGCAGGCCACCCGCTGCTCGGGGCGGCGACCGCGCTGCCCGACGGCGGCCACATGTTCGTCGGGCGCCTGTCGCGTCAGGCCCAGCCGTGGCTGGCCGACCACAGCGTGCTGGAGTCGGTGATCCTTCCGGGGAGCGCGTTCGTGGAGCTCGCCCTGCACGCCGGAGCCCGTACGGGCTCCGGCCACGTCGCCGAACTCACCGTCGAGGCACCGCTCGTACTCCCCAATGAGGGAGCGGTCCAGCTGCACGTGACGGTCGCGGCACCGCAGGAGGACAGCGACGACCGGCTCGTCACCATCCACTCGCGCCCGGCGGACGCGGAGGACGACGAGCCGTGGACACGGCACGCGTCGGGCACCCTCGCCGCCGAACCAGTGGACACGGCCGCCGACTTGGGCGACACACAGCCCCCGGCGGAAGCGGAAGCCATCCACACCGACGCGCTCTACCAGCGCCTCGAAGACCTCGGCCTGGTCTACGGCCCTCTCTTCCAGGGCCTGCGCCGCGCCTGGCGGCACGGCGACAACCTCTACGCCGAGGTCGAACTGCCGGAACAGGACGGCACCGCCCCCACCGGCTACGGCCTCCACCCGGCGCTACTCGACGCGACGCTGCACGCCCTCGCACTCGGTACGGGCGGTCGCGGCTCCGAGAGCGGAGAGGACGAGGCGACGCGGCTGCCGTTCTTCTGGGGAGGCGTCAGCCTGTACGCGAGCGGGGCGACCACCCTGCGGGCGCGACTGTCCCCGACGGGGACGGACGCCGTACGGCTCGCCCTCGCCGACGCGGCCGGGGCGCCGGTGGCCTCCGTGGACTCGCTGATGCTGCGTCCCGTCACCCCGGAGCAACTGGGATCGGGCGCGAACTCGCACCGGAACGCGTTGTTCCAGCTGGCGTGGGAGCCGTACGCGCTCCCGCAGACCGGCGTCTCTGACACCTCGGGGTGGATGGTGCTGGGAGAGGACGGCCACGGCTTCGCGCACCGTACGGACATCAATTCCGTGACAGACGCCCCGGAAGTGCTGCTCCTGCCGTGCCTCAACGAGCCGGATGACGCCCCGCACGAGGCCGCACACGCCGCAACCGAACACGTCCTGCGCACAGTGCAGGACTACCTCACCCACGACGAACTGGCCGACACCCGCCTGGTGATCCTCACCCAGGGCGCGGTCGCCACCAAGCCTGAAGAGGACGTACGAGACCTCGCGGCAGCCGCCGTATGGGGCCTGATCCGCACCGCCCAGAACGAGAACCCCGACCGACTGCTGCTCATCGACACAGACAGCACGGACGCCTCATGGGACGCGCTCCGCTCGGCTGTTGGTACCGGCGAGAACCAACTCGCCCTGCGGGACGGCACAGCCCACACACCCCGCCTCGTCCGCCCGGCTCACGAAAGCGGCGAAACCCCGGCCCTGAACCCGGACGGCACCGTACTGATCACCGGAGCCACCGGCACCCTCGGCACCCACCTCACCCGCCACCTGGTGGAGACCTACGGCGCCCGCCACCTCCTGCTGACCAGCCGCAGCGGACCCAACGCACCCGGCGCCACCGAACTACACGCCGAACTGAAGGCGTTGGGCGCCCACGTCACGATCACCGCCTGCGACACGGCAGACCGGGACGCGTTGGCCAGCCTCCTGGACACGGTCCCGGACGCACACCCCCTCACCGCCGTCTTCCACACCGCCGGCGTCCTCGACGACACCACCCTCACCAACCTCACCCCCGAACGCCTCCACCCCGTCCTCCGCCCCAAGATCGACGCCGCCTGGCACCTCCACACCCTCACCCAGGACAAGAACCTCACCGCCTTCGTCCTCTACTCCTCCATCGCAGGCACCCTCGGCAACCCCGGACAAGCCAACTACGCCGCCGCCAACACCTTCCTCGACGCCCTCGCCCACCACCGCCACACCCAACACCAACCCGCAACCTCACTCGCCTGGGGCCTCTGGACCGACAGCGCCATGGCCGAGGGCATCACCCGCACCGGCATCACCCCGCTCACCACCCCCCAGGGCCTCGCCCTCCTCGACACCGCGCTGGCCACAGACCACCCCACCCTCACCCTCGCCCAACTCGACACCACCACCCTCCGCGCCCAAGCCGCCGCAGGCCCGCTCCCCTCACCCCTCCGCGGCCTCATCCGCGGCACGGTCCGTGAAGCGGCCGCCACCACCGCCCCGTTGGCTCAGCGCCTGGCCGGGCGGAGCGAGGCGGAGCAGTACGAGATCGCCCTGGACGTGGTCCGTACGCAGATCTCCGCCGCGCTCAAGCTGGCCGCCACGGACCCGATCCACGTCGAACGGGGCCTGCTCGACATGGGCTTCGACTCGCTCACCGCGCTGGAGCTGCGCAACCGCCTCAACACCCTGACCGGGCTGCGCCTGCCGCCGACGCTCGTCTTCGACCACCCCACGCCCGCCGCCCTCGCACGGCTGATCCGGAACGAGTCGGCACCGCAGGACGGCGGCCACACCACCCCCGGCACAAACGGCACGAGCCCCGAGAGCGACAGCGAGGCCGAGATCCGGCGGATCGTCGCGTCCATCCCGCCGTACCGGCTGCGCGAGGCGGGCCTCATCGAGCTCTTGACGCGGCTCGCCGCGGAGGGCGACCCGGCCGCCGCCCCCGCCACGGCCGTACCCGGGCAGCCGGCGGCGGCCGAAGCGGAGGACCGCGCGTCCGCCCTACAGACAGCGGATGTCGACGCCCTCGTGCAGATGGCGCTCGCCAACGACGAATCCTGA
- a CDS encoding type I polyketide synthase, translating to MTDASSEKVVAALRASLLENDRLRKQNQLLSESALEPVAIVAMSCRFPGGITSPEELWRLVSEGDDAIGEFPAGRGWDVDGLYDPDPERTGKSYTRQGGFLYDADRFDADFFGISPREALTIDPQQRLPLELTWEAFERAGIAPASLRGSRTGVFTGIMYGDYAGRLYGRVPEDVEGYLGTGSAYSVASGRVAYTFGLEGPAVSIDTACSSSLVALHQACQSLRSGDCDLALAGGVTVMATPSLFVEFSRQRGLSPDGRCKSFAAAADGVGWGEGAGMLLVERLSDARRNGHPVLAVVRGSAVNQDGTSSQLTAPNGPSQQRVIRHALRTARLAPADVDVVEAHGTGTTLGDPIEAQALLATYGQERAADRPLWLGSVKSNIGHAQAAAGVAGVIKMVEAMRHGQLPRTLHVDEPSPHVDWDAGAVSLLTEPVAWPETDRPRRAAVSSFGISGTNAHVILEAASSTEAVEPPVEPVDSPVPWVLSGKTEQALRDQAARLHAHVSANPELGVAEIGHVLATGRTHFEHRAAVIGQDRETFLTGLHALADDQANPHLVAPGTPVNSTGKTVFVFPGQGSQWPGMARELLASSPVFAQHLHACADALAPHTDWSLIDVLTHPEEHTETLERVEVIQPVLFAVMVSLARLWQHHGIQPDAVIGHSQGEIAAAHIAGALTLDDAAKTVALRSRALVALAGTGTMASIPLPAADVDLTGWGERITIAAHNGPSSTVIAGETQAVTDYVTTCQNNGIRARTIPVDYASHSPHVEPIREQILAELADLTPTTSDIPFYSTVTSTPYDTSGLNADYWYTNLRSTVRFHDTLTTLNTDGHQVFIETSPHPVLTTAIQDTLEELDTQATITGTLRRDQHSPTQFLTALTTTWTQNSNTTPTWHTPDTTPVELPTYPFQRDRYWLDVPLGAGNVASAGLDDADHPLLGATAELPDGGHLFTGRLALDTHPWLADHAVLDTVILPGTAFAELALHAAHHTGCRGVEQLAWDDEPLVVPEQGAVQLRVTVGPEDEAGRRGIAFHARTQGGDDAPWSRYAAGQLRSYDDDAASDSAASDAASFDRMAAWPPAGAKAVHADDVYQGLLQAGFHHGPVFQGLRAAWADGDDMYAEVDLPEDVDAGGFAVHPALLEGALHAVLGSARLPGSVGGVVPYAAAGTSLQRIRVRVSPTGPGPTGGPEADGPDALTVTIADAVGAPVATLRSLTLRPFAPERIRRGVERRDSLFHLEWPRATPTPAPSSKPLGTVAVLGPDSGDWAGDSAEAMPAMPAYPDLAALRAALDSGAEVPEHVLLPHRTAGADGDAAADTADATHAATRHLLHVLQEWLTDERLASARLSVVTQNAVAAGADLGAGGGDVRDLAGSAAWGLLRSAQSEHPAPFQVIDLDGAESSRTALSAALACDEPQVAVRSGVLLVPRLTRTQAPAPAADPAPVAPYGTVLITGGTGLLGGLLARHLVRRHGVRDLLLTSRSGPDAPGAEELRTELEESGAHVTVTACDAADRDALARVLDAVPDDRPLTAVVHTAGVLDDATLTALTSDRLSGVLRPKVDAAWNLHELTRDLDLSAFVLFSSATGTLGTPGQANYAAANTFLDALAHHRRAHNRPGVSLAWGLWEQASAMTGGMDEADQARLSRGGIAPMTAAEGLALFDAALGADRALVVPARLDLAALHAQTDIRPVPPILRNVVRVPARRAGAGAGAAGQALAQRLAGLPAEEQQAVLLDLVRQQIAAVLGHASADVIDPERAFKDFGFDSLTAVELRNRLGTACALRLPATVAFDYPTPTALAAHLRERVAPARDGGAGGPVLAELDGLEAALRGLAPQDETYAKVTARLRALVWKLDGALEEPAGAADDSAEGDLDAVTDEELFDVLGKELGISGVDEVR from the coding sequence ATGACAGACGCCTCCTCGGAAAAGGTCGTAGCGGCGCTGCGCGCCTCGCTGCTGGAGAACGACCGTCTGCGCAAGCAGAACCAGTTGCTCTCCGAATCAGCCCTGGAACCGGTCGCGATCGTGGCGATGAGCTGCCGGTTCCCGGGCGGCATCACGTCGCCCGAGGAGCTGTGGCGGCTGGTGTCCGAGGGCGATGACGCGATCGGCGAGTTCCCCGCGGGGCGCGGCTGGGACGTGGACGGGCTGTACGACCCGGACCCGGAGCGCACGGGCAAGAGCTACACGCGCCAGGGCGGGTTCCTCTACGACGCCGACCGGTTCGACGCGGACTTCTTCGGCATCAGCCCGCGCGAGGCCCTGACGATCGACCCGCAGCAGCGGCTGCCGCTGGAGCTGACCTGGGAGGCGTTCGAGCGCGCGGGTATCGCGCCCGCTTCGCTGCGCGGCAGCCGTACGGGGGTCTTCACCGGGATCATGTACGGCGACTACGCGGGACGCCTGTACGGGCGCGTGCCCGAGGACGTCGAGGGCTATCTCGGTACGGGCAGCGCGTACAGCGTCGCGTCCGGGCGCGTCGCGTACACCTTCGGGCTCGAAGGCCCGGCCGTCAGCATCGACACGGCGTGCTCGTCCTCGCTCGTCGCCCTGCACCAGGCGTGCCAGTCGCTGCGCAGCGGCGACTGCGACCTGGCGCTGGCCGGGGGCGTCACGGTGATGGCGACGCCGAGCCTGTTCGTGGAGTTCAGCCGCCAGCGGGGGCTGTCGCCGGACGGGCGGTGCAAGTCGTTCGCGGCGGCCGCCGACGGCGTGGGCTGGGGCGAGGGCGCCGGGATGCTGCTGGTCGAACGGCTCTCGGACGCGCGCCGCAACGGGCATCCGGTGCTGGCGGTCGTACGCGGCTCCGCCGTCAACCAGGACGGCACCAGCAGCCAGCTCACCGCCCCCAACGGCCCGTCGCAGCAGCGCGTCATCCGGCACGCGCTGCGTACGGCACGCCTCGCGCCGGCGGACGTGGACGTGGTGGAGGCGCACGGGACCGGTACGACGCTGGGTGACCCGATCGAGGCACAGGCGCTGCTGGCGACGTATGGGCAGGAGCGGGCGGCGGACCGGCCGCTGTGGCTCGGGTCGGTCAAGTCGAACATCGGGCACGCGCAGGCGGCGGCGGGGGTCGCGGGCGTCATCAAGATGGTCGAGGCGATGCGGCACGGTCAGTTGCCCCGGACGCTGCATGTGGACGAGCCGTCTCCGCATGTGGACTGGGACGCGGGTGCGGTCTCGCTCCTGACCGAGCCGGTGGCATGGCCGGAGACGGACCGGCCGCGGCGGGCGGCGGTGTCGTCGTTCGGGATCAGCGGCACGAACGCGCACGTGATCCTGGAGGCTGCCTCCTCAACGGAGGCTGTGGAGCCGCCGGTTGAGCCGGTGGACTCCCCCGTGCCGTGGGTGCTGTCGGGAAAGACGGAGCAGGCGCTACGTGACCAGGCCGCGCGTCTGCACGCACATGTGAGTGCCAACCCGGAACTGGGAGTGGCCGAGATCGGCCACGTGCTGGCGACGGGCCGTACACACTTCGAGCACCGGGCCGCGGTCATCGGCCAGGACCGCGAGACGTTCCTGACCGGGCTGCACGCTCTCGCCGATGACCAGGCCAATCCTCACCTGGTCGCTCCTGGGACTCCGGTGAACAGTACGGGCAAGACGGTGTTCGTCTTCCCCGGCCAGGGCTCGCAATGGCCAGGCATGGCACGCGAACTCCTGGCCTCCTCACCGGTATTCGCCCAGCACCTGCACGCCTGCGCCGACGCCCTCGCCCCGCACACCGACTGGTCACTCATCGACGTACTGACCCATCCGGAGGAACACACCGAGACCCTGGAACGGGTCGAAGTCATCCAGCCCGTCCTGTTCGCGGTGATGGTCTCCCTGGCGCGCCTCTGGCAGCACCACGGCATCCAACCGGATGCGGTGATTGGCCACTCGCAGGGGGAGATCGCCGCAGCCCACATCGCCGGAGCCCTCACGCTGGACGATGCCGCCAAGACGGTGGCGTTGCGCTCCCGCGCGCTGGTCGCCCTGGCCGGTACGGGAACCATGGCCTCGATTCCGCTGCCCGCAGCGGACGTTGACCTCACGGGCTGGGGCGAGCGGATCACCATCGCCGCCCACAACGGCCCGAGTTCGACGGTCATCGCCGGGGAAACCCAAGCCGTCACCGACTACGTGACCACCTGCCAGAACAACGGCATACGGGCCCGCACCATCCCCGTCGACTACGCCTCCCACTCCCCCCACGTCGAACCCATCCGCGAACAGATCCTGGCCGAACTCGCGGACCTCACCCCCACCACCAGCGACATCCCGTTCTACTCCACCGTCACCAGCACCCCGTACGACACCAGCGGACTGAACGCCGACTACTGGTACACCAACCTCCGCAGCACCGTCCGCTTCCACGACACCCTCACCACCCTCAACACCGACGGCCACCAGGTCTTCATCGAAACCAGCCCACACCCAGTCCTCACCACCGCCATCCAAGACACCCTCGAAGAACTCGACACCCAGGCCACCATCACCGGCACCCTCCGCCGCGACCAGCACTCCCCCACCCAATTCCTCACCGCACTCACCACCACCTGGACCCAGAACAGCAACACCACCCCCACCTGGCACACCCCCGACACCACCCCCGTCGAACTCCCCACCTACCCCTTCCAACGCGACCGCTACTGGCTCGATGTTCCCCTCGGTGCCGGGAACGTCGCCTCGGCCGGGCTGGACGACGCCGATCACCCGCTTCTCGGTGCCACCGCCGAACTCCCCGACGGCGGCCACCTCTTCACCGGACGGCTCGCCCTCGACACCCACCCCTGGCTCGCCGACCACGCCGTACTCGACACCGTCATCCTCCCCGGCACCGCCTTCGCCGAGCTCGCCCTCCACGCCGCCCACCACACCGGCTGTCGCGGCGTCGAGCAGCTCGCGTGGGATGACGAGCCGCTGGTCGTCCCCGAGCAGGGGGCCGTACAGCTGCGGGTGACCGTGGGGCCGGAGGACGAGGCGGGACGTCGCGGTATCGCGTTCCATGCCCGTACGCAGGGTGGCGACGACGCGCCCTGGTCGCGTTACGCCGCCGGGCAGTTGCGCTCATACGACGACGACGCCGCGTCCGACAGTGCCGCGTCCGATGCCGCCTCGTTCGACCGCATGGCCGCGTGGCCTCCGGCCGGCGCGAAGGCAGTTCACGCGGACGACGTGTACCAGGGGCTGCTCCAGGCCGGTTTCCACCACGGTCCCGTGTTCCAAGGGCTGCGTGCGGCGTGGGCGGACGGCGACGACATGTACGCGGAGGTCGATCTTCCGGAGGACGTGGACGCGGGCGGGTTCGCCGTTCATCCGGCGCTGCTGGAGGGTGCGTTGCACGCGGTGCTGGGGTCGGCGCGATTGCCGGGCTCGGTGGGCGGGGTCGTCCCGTACGCCGCTGCGGGTACGTCTCTCCAGCGGATACGCGTACGGGTGAGCCCGACCGGTCCTGGTCCGACCGGCGGCCCGGAGGCAGACGGTCCGGACGCCCTCACCGTGACGATCGCCGACGCGGTGGGCGCGCCCGTCGCCACCCTCCGCTCCCTCACCCTCCGGCCCTTCGCACCCGAACGGATACGGCGCGGGGTGGAGCGCCGCGACTCCCTCTTCCACCTGGAGTGGCCCCGTGCCACGCCGACGCCGGCGCCGTCCTCGAAGCCGCTCGGCACGGTCGCCGTACTCGGTCCGGATTCCGGCGACTGGGCCGGTGACTCCGCCGAGGCCATGCCAGCCATGCCCGCGTACCCGGATCTGGCCGCGCTGCGCGCCGCCCTGGACTCCGGTGCGGAGGTGCCGGAACACGTGCTGCTGCCGCACCGTACGGCGGGGGCAGACGGTGACGCCGCAGCGGACACCGCCGACGCCACGCACGCCGCCACCCGCCACCTCCTCCACGTGCTCCAGGAGTGGCTGACCGATGAACGGCTGGCCTCCGCCCGGCTGTCCGTCGTCACGCAGAACGCCGTGGCCGCGGGCGCAGACCTGGGCGCGGGCGGGGGCGACGTACGGGATCTGGCCGGTTCGGCGGCGTGGGGGCTGCTGCGTTCGGCGCAGTCGGAGCATCCCGCGCCGTTCCAGGTGATCGACCTGGACGGTGCGGAGTCCTCCCGTACGGCCCTGTCCGCCGCGTTGGCGTGTGACGAGCCGCAGGTCGCCGTACGGTCCGGGGTGCTGCTGGTGCCGCGGCTGACCCGTACACAGGCACCCGCCCCCGCCGCCGACCCCGCGCCCGTCGCCCCGTACGGCACCGTCCTCATCACCGGCGGTACCGGTCTGCTCGGCGGGCTGCTGGCCCGCCACCTCGTACGGCGGCACGGTGTACGGGACCTGCTGCTCACCAGCCGCAGCGGCCCGGACGCGCCCGGGGCGGAGGAGCTCCGCACCGAGCTGGAGGAGTCGGGCGCGCACGTCACGGTCACCGCCTGCGACGCCGCCGACCGTGACGCCCTCGCCCGCGTACTGGACGCCGTCCCGGACGACCGGCCCCTCACCGCCGTGGTGCACACCGCGGGCGTCCTGGACGACGCGACGCTGACCGCTCTCACGTCCGACCGGCTGAGCGGCGTGCTGCGCCCCAAGGTCGACGCGGCGTGGAATCTGCACGAGCTGACCCGGGATCTCGACCTGTCGGCGTTCGTCCTGTTCTCCTCCGCGACCGGCACACTCGGCACTCCCGGCCAGGCCAACTACGCCGCCGCGAACACCTTCCTCGACGCCCTCGCCCACCACCGCCGCGCGCACAACCGGCCCGGCGTCTCCCTCGCCTGGGGCCTTTGGGAGCAGGCCAGCGCGATGACCGGCGGCATGGACGAAGCCGACCAGGCACGGCTGTCCCGGGGCGGCATCGCCCCGATGACCGCCGCCGAAGGGCTGGCGCTGTTCGACGCGGCGCTCGGCGCCGACCGTGCCCTCGTCGTACCGGCCCGGCTCGACCTGGCCGCGCTGCACGCCCAGACCGACATCCGGCCGGTGCCGCCGATCCTGCGGAACGTCGTACGGGTCCCCGCCCGCCGTGCCGGGGCCGGTGCGGGGGCGGCCGGGCAGGCGCTGGCGCAGCGGCTCGCGGGGCTGCCGGCGGAGGAGCAGCAGGCGGTGCTGCTGGACCTCGTACGGCAGCAGATCGCCGCCGTGCTCGGGCACGCTTCGGCGGATGTGATCGATCCGGAGCGGGCGTTCAAGGACTTCGGGTTCGACTCGCTGACGGCGGTGGAGCTGCGCAACCGCCTCGGTACGGCGTGTGCCCTGCGGCTGCCCGCGACCGTCGCGTTCGACTACCCGACGCCGACGGCACTCGCCGCGCACCTGCGCGAGCGCGTCGCCCCGGCGCGGGACGGCGGCGCGGGCGGGCCCGTACTGGCCGAACTGGACGGCCTGGAGGCCGCGTTGCGGGGGCTGGCGCCGCAGGACGAGACGTACGCGAAGGTCACGGCACGGCTGCGGGCCCTCGTATGGAAGTTGGACGGCGCCCTCGAGGAACCGGCCGGAGCGGCCGACGACTCGGCGGAGGGCGATCTCGACGCAGTGACCGACGAAGAGCTCTTTGACGTGCTGGGCAAGGAGCTGGGGATTTCCGGAGTGGATGAGGTCCGATGA